A single Solidesulfovibrio fructosivorans JJ] DNA region contains:
- the nuoE gene encoding NADH-quinone oxidoreductase subunit NuoE, with protein sequence MALPDALVADLKRMIAQAEHPREAAVDVMYALQHHYGYLCDEAVHYASKLLGMTTLELESLATFYDYLYRRPVGHYVIHVCDSVVCWMFHQDSIFDYLCRTLGVPPGGTTEDGMFTVLPSACIGNCHNAPTMLINGRFYNKLTPERIDAVLRELRETTEEPVRCK encoded by the coding sequence ATGGCATTGCCTGACGCACTGGTCGCGGACCTCAAACGCATGATCGCCCAGGCGGAGCATCCCCGCGAGGCGGCGGTGGATGTGATGTACGCCTTGCAGCACCACTACGGGTATCTGTGCGACGAGGCCGTGCACTACGCCTCGAAGCTGCTCGGCATGACCACGCTGGAGCTGGAGTCCCTGGCCACCTTTTACGACTACCTCTACCGACGGCCGGTGGGGCACTACGTCATCCACGTGTGCGACTCTGTGGTGTGCTGGATGTTCCACCAGGATTCCATCTTCGATTATCTGTGCCGCACGCTCGGCGTGCCGCCCGGCGGCACGACCGAGGACGGCATGTTCACGGTGCTGCCTTCGGCCTGCATCGGCAACTGTCATAATGCGCCGACGATGCTCATAAACGGCCGCTTCTACAACAAGCTCACCCCCGAGCGCATTGATGCGGTTCTTAGGGAACTGCGCGAGACCACCGAGGAGCCGGTTCGATGCAAGTAG
- a CDS encoding complex I 51 kDa subunit family protein: MQVDAPQVLFKNRHLGRPATFDEYRAGGGYEALYATIGKRTPQEVLDIVLASDLRGRGGAGFPAGRKWQGIPAGYVGPRYVVVNTDEMEPGTFKDRVLVNVDPHLVIEGILLCAYAVSATLGVCFIRPSYEADAVLLERETQVARDKGLLGKNILGTDFSFDIHVHRSAGRYICGEASAQIKAISGLRPNPRKGGPRTSVKGLWDCPTIVNNLETLANLPGIVKNGPDWFKSLARTPTGAGTKLFSVSGRIAKPDCYELPMGIPLREILFEHAGGMPPGRAIKAVIPGGASTPFMPERLLDLPMDFDAMKKAGQRLGTASIMVFDQNTCLVGATLNLIEFFTRESCGWCTPCREGLPYVRHLLRLIESGEGKEEHIGMIRDMAKVMQSAYCAFAPGAAEPILSLLTHFEAEVREHLHQRKCPFGNPPPAMHGKACGTRPVAFGPTPCPEDQCPI, encoded by the coding sequence ATGCAAGTAGACGCGCCGCAGGTGCTTTTCAAAAACCGCCACCTCGGCCGGCCGGCCACCTTCGACGAATACCGGGCCGGCGGGGGCTACGAAGCGCTTTACGCCACCATCGGCAAGCGCACGCCGCAGGAAGTGCTGGACATCGTCCTGGCCTCGGATTTGCGCGGCCGGGGCGGGGCGGGATTTCCGGCCGGGCGCAAATGGCAGGGCATCCCGGCCGGCTACGTCGGCCCGCGCTACGTGGTGGTCAACACCGACGAGATGGAGCCCGGCACCTTCAAGGACCGCGTGCTGGTCAACGTGGACCCGCATCTGGTCATCGAGGGCATCCTCCTGTGCGCCTACGCCGTTTCGGCGACGCTCGGCGTCTGCTTCATCCGGCCCTCCTACGAAGCCGACGCGGTGCTGCTCGAGCGCGAAACCCAGGTCGCCCGCGACAAGGGGCTTCTCGGCAAAAACATCCTGGGCACAGACTTTTCCTTCGACATCCACGTGCACCGAAGCGCCGGCCGCTACATCTGCGGCGAGGCCTCGGCCCAGATCAAGGCCATTTCGGGCCTGCGCCCCAATCCGAGAAAAGGCGGCCCCCGCACCAGCGTCAAGGGACTCTGGGACTGCCCGACCATCGTCAACAACCTGGAAACCCTGGCCAACCTGCCGGGAATCGTCAAAAACGGCCCGGACTGGTTCAAGTCCCTGGCCCGCACGCCGACCGGCGCCGGCACCAAGCTTTTCAGCGTGTCCGGTCGCATCGCCAAGCCGGATTGCTACGAGCTGCCCATGGGCATTCCGCTGCGGGAAATCCTCTTCGAGCACGCCGGCGGCATGCCGCCAGGGCGCGCCATCAAGGCCGTCATTCCGGGCGGGGCCTCGACCCCCTTCATGCCCGAAAGGCTGCTCGACCTGCCCATGGACTTCGACGCCATGAAAAAGGCCGGCCAGCGGCTGGGCACGGCCTCCATCATGGTCTTCGACCAGAACACCTGCCTGGTCGGGGCTACGCTCAACCTGATCGAATTTTTCACCCGCGAGTCCTGCGGTTGGTGCACGCCGTGCCGCGAAGGCCTGCCCTACGTGCGCCATCTGCTGCGGCTCATCGAGTCCGGCGAGGGTAAGGAAGAGCACATCGGCATGATCCGCGACATGGCCAAGGTCATGCAGTCGGCCTACTGCGCCTTCGCGCCCGGGGCCGCCGAACCGATCCTGAGCCTTTTGACCCATTTCGAGGCGGAAGTGCGCGAGCACCTGCACCAGCGCAAATGCCCCTTCGGCAACCCGCCGCCAGCCATGCACGGCAAGGCCTGCGGCACGCGCCCCGTGGCCTTCGGCCCGACCCCCTGCCCGGAGGACCAATGCCCGATCTGA